In the Ornithinimicrobium pratense genome, CGGTGTGCAAGGCGCGGATGATCTCGATGGCCTCGGCGAGCATCTCCTGACGGGTGCCGACGGTCGGCCAGCCCTGTCCTACGACGTGCTCGTTGAGGTTCTCCCCGCTGCCCAGGCCCAGGGTGAACCGGCCGTCGGCCAGGATCTGCAGGGTCGCCGCCTTCTGCGCCACGACGGCAGGGTTGGTAACGCATGGTCGGACAGGTGACGTAGGTCATCAGCTCCACCCGCTGCGTCGCGTGGGCGACGGCGCCCAGGACGGTCCAGGCATAGGGGGAGTGCCCCTGGGCCGACAGCCACGGGAAGTAGTGGTCGCTGCTCACCTCAAAGTCGAAGCCGGCCTCCTCCGCGCCGACGGCGAAGCGGACGAGCTCTTTGGGGCCAGCCTGCTCGGTCATCAGGGTGTAGCCGAAACGGATGTCGCTCATGGCCCCATCGTGACGGGATCACCGAGGTCCTGCGCGCCGAAGAGATGCTACGACGGCCGGCTGGGTCACTCAGGCTGTCCAGCGCCTGCAGCAGATCTCGGCGGTAGAGTTGCCCCCGCAGCGACGGCGGGGCCGCCGTCGCTTTGCCATGGGGCTCGTCCGGCCCTACCGCGTCGCCGACGCCCCCGTCCAGCCACCGCTGACCGCAGCCTGCCCGAAGGAGCCCGATGCTCGAGCCGCGCACCACCGAGGTGCCCCAGGAGCCGCATACCCCCGTCGTGCCGGAGGCGGGGGAGCGGGAGACCTCGAGCCTGGCAGCGCTGCGCAACCCGCGGCGGCTGCGCACCGAGGTGCTGGCCGGCCTGGTCGTGGCGCTCGCGCTGATCCCTGAAGCCATCTCGTTCTCGATCATCGCCGGTGTCGACCCCAGGGTGGGGTTGTTCTCCAGCTTCATCATGGCGGTCACGATCGCCTTCGTCGGCGGACGGCCGGCGATGATCACCGCGGCGACCGGGGCCGTGGCGCTCGTCATCGCGCCGGTGGCGCGCGAGCACGGGATGGACTACTTCATCGCCACGGTCATCCTCGCCGGGATCCTGCAGATCGTGCTGGCCGTCCTGGGCGTGGCCAAGCTCATGCGGTTCATCCCGCGCATGGTCATGGTCGGCTTCGTCAACGCCCTCGCCATCCTCATCTTCCTGGCCCAGCTGCCCTACCTCATCGGGGTGCCGTGGCTGGTCTACCCGCTGGTCGTCCTCGGGCTGCTGATCCTGGTGGGCCTGCCGCGGCTGACCACCGTCGTGCCGGCGCCCCTGGTCGCGATCGTGGTGATCACCCTGCTGATGTGGGGGGCCGGCTGGCAGCTGCCCGACGTCGCCGACCAGGGCGAGCTGCCCACCTCCTTGCCCCAGCTGTTCATCCCGAACGTGCCGCTGAGTGTGGAGACCCTGCAGATCATCGGCCCCTACGCGCTGGCGATGGCCCTGGTCGGCCTGCTGGAGTCGCTGATGACCGCCAAGCTGGTCGACGGCATCACCGACACCCACTCCGACAAGACTCGGGAGAGCTGGGGCCAGGGCGTGGCCAACATGGCCTCCGGCCTTTTCGGTGGCATGGGTGGCTGCGCGATGATCGGCCAGACGATGATCAACGTCAAGGTCTCGGGCGCGCGGACCCGGATCTCCACCTTCCTCGCCGGCGTCTTCCTGCTTGCCCTCGTGCTCGGTGCCGGGCCGCTGGTCGGGATGATCCCGATGGCCGCACTCGTGGCGGTGATGGTCATGGTCTCGGTGGCGACCTTCGACTGGCACAGCATCCACCCGGCCACCCTCCGGCGGATGCCGCACAGCGAGAACCTGGTCATGCTCCTGACCGTCGCCGTCACGGTGATCACCGAGAACCTGGCCTACGGCGTCATCGTCGGCGTCAACGCGGCGATCATCCTCTTCGCCCGGCGGGTGGCTCACTTCGCTTCCGTCGACCGAGTCGCCGAGACCGACGTAGACGGGGGCGGCGAGCCCGACGTGCGCACCTACAAGGTGTCCGGCGAGCTCTTCTTCGCCACGAGCAACGACCTCGTCTACCAGTTCGACTACAGCGGCGACCCGTCCCGCGTGGTGATCGACCTGTCCGCGAGCCACATCTGGGACGCCTCCACGGTCGCGGCCCTGGACGCGGTGCAGGCCAAGTACGCCCGTCTCGGCAAGAGCGTGGAGATCGTCGGGCTGAACTGGTCATCGCAGGCTCGCCATCGACTGCTCACGGGGCAGTTTGGCGAGGAGTGACAGTCGGTCTGTCAGCCGTCCGGCGGCGTAGCCTGACGGTTGAGAAGAAACCAACACCGAAGAAACCAACACCGAAGAAACCAACACCGAAGAAGGAGCACGCGGTGGACGTCCTGGACGACCTGCTCGACCACGACCTGCGGCTTGTCGTCGTCGGGACGGCAGTGGGGGACTGTGCTGCGCGCCGGGGCCACTACTACGCCGGGCCCGGCCAGTCGTTCTGGACCCTGCTCGCGCGCGCCGGGCTCACACCGCGGGTGCTCCCGCCGCCCGACGACGCCACCCTGGTCGAGCACGGCATCGGGCTCACCGACCTGGTCAAGATCGAGGCGCAGTCGCACGGCCGTCAGCTGGTCTTCGACGTCCCCAGCCTGGCCGCCAAGCTCTCGGAGCACCGGCCCCGGTGGGTCGCCTTCAACGGCAAGGTCGCCGCGACCCACTGCGCCCGGTGGGCGGGTCACCGGCCTCCCGGGCTTGGCCTGCAGGACTGGACGTTCGCCGGCGCCCCGGTGTTCGTGCTGCCCAGCAGCTCGGGGGCGAACCGGCGCCGCGACTACGACGGCCGGCCCGACCGGGAGTCCTGGTGGGAGGACCTTGGCACCCTCGTCAGGAAGGAGGACCAGCCGACGCAGGCCACCAGCGCCTGAGCACCCGGCGGCTCACTGCTCCTTCAGCGGCTCCTTCAACGGTGAGGTGGCGGGCCCCTCCAGCACCCGCCCGTCGGCGCCGAAACGTGAGCCGTGCAGCGGGCAGTCCCAGGACATCTCGGCGTCGTTCCAGTTCAACTTGCCGCCCAGGTGCGTGCACACGGCCGAGACCTTGTGGGTCTGCCCGTCGACCGTGCTGCAGGCGACCATGCTCGCCCCGTCGCGCCCGACGACGCCCTCGCCCTCCGCGGGCGGCTGCTCGGGCAGCGTGCTGGCCATCCCGCTGGCCCAGCCCCGCGCCAGGTGCGCGGTGACCTCGGCGTTGATGCGACCCAGGCTGACCAGCCGTGACCCGGCGTTGCCGCGCTCCTGGTAGAGCCGCGCCCACTCCGGCACGTCCCCGGTCACCCACCCGGCCAGGGCGAGCGCGGCGGCCGCGCCGTTCGACATGCCCCACTTGCCGAAGCCGCTGGCGCACAACAGGGTCGGGTCTTCACCGGTCAGCGGCCCGACGACGGGTATGCCGTCCTCGCTGCGGTAGTCCTGCGCCGACCAGCTGTGCAGCTCCTCGGCGCCAGGGAAGACCTCCTGGGTCCAGTGCCGCAGGTCATCGACGTTGCCCTGGGGGTGCGGGTCGCGGCCCACCGTGTGCCCGTTGCCACCCACCAGCAAGACCTCCTCGCCGTCGACCGGCACCGAGCGGATCGAGCGGCTGGGGCTGTCGGCGGACAGGTACATCCCTTGCGGCGGCACGCCGCCCGGCAGTCGGTAGGACTGGGCGTAGGAGCGCTGGGGCTCCAGCCGGGCGAAGTGCATCCCCCGGTCAAGGATCGGCATGCCGGTCGCGAGAACCACGGTGCGCGCCAGCAGCGGGCCGTGGTCGGTGCGCGCCTCGTGCGGCGTCCCGGACTTCAGCCCCATGACCCGGACCCCTTCCACGATCCGGCCCCCGCCGGCCCGGATCTCGCGGGCCAGCTGTTCCAGCGCGATGAGCGTGTGCGCCTGCAGCTGGTCGCCCAGGCGCATGACCGCGATCGCGGGCACGGGATACTCCATCGCCTCGCCGCCCAGGGCCTGGACCGGCAGTCCGGCCTCGGTGGCGGCCTGCCACTCCTGCGTCAGCGAGTGCTTGCCCTTCTTCGTGGTCGCGTAGGTGAGCGCAGGCCGTCGCTGCAGCGCCGGCCCTTCTCCGATCACGTCCAGCCACCACTGCATGCCGACCCGGTTGGCCTCGACATACCGGCGCACCGCCTCCGGCCCGGCCTTGCTGCGGATGCGGGACAGCGTCGTGCCCTGCAGGAGGGACACCTTGCCGGTGGTGCGTGCGGTCGTCACCCCGCCCACCTCGCGGGCCTCCAGCACGACCACGTCCAGGCCCTGCTGCACGAGGGCGTGCGCGGTGGCCAGACCGGTGAGGCCGGCACCTACGACCAGCACCTCGCAGCTGGCGCCGCCGGGCCAGGGGTCGGTCTCGGGTCGGGGTGCCGTTGCCTGCCAGAGGGACGTCATGTCCACCAACTGCCTTCCTCGCGCGTGCCGGCGGCGCCTCCACCGGGTCGTCCGACCATCGTGGGCCGGTCACGGCGGGGCCGCTCGGTGAAGTGGCCCCCGCGGCCGCCGCGCGGCTGCTCGGTGGGTGGTTGCCCGCCGCTCAGGTGTGGTCGCCGCGTCGGCGGACAGCCAAGGTGATGGACAGCGCCGCCAGGAGGACTGCCATGGCATAGGCCGCGACGTCACCCAGACCCATCATCAGTAGCAGCAGGCCCGCGGCGGACTGGATCGCACCTGCGACGAGGAAGGCGTTGTCACCGTAGAGGTGGGCGAAGGGAAAGTAGTGGCTCCCGACCGCGATCATGGCCAGGGGGAAGAACGCTGCGGGCAGGTGCGGTGCCAGCAGCCACAGCGCCAGCAGCATCACGGCCATCGTGGCGGCGGACTGGATCGCCAGACCCCGCATCGGGTGCCCGGCCGGTAGGTCAGGGCGGCCGGTGAGCAGGCGGTTCAGCAGCAGGTTGGCCGGGAAGATCAGGACGGCGCCACCGAGGAAGAGCACGGCTGCCCCGACCGGCACACCGACGGTGCTGGCCACCACTCCTGCCGTCAGCCAGACCACGGCAGCGACGGCGGGACCGCCAAAGCCTCCTGAGTAGACCTCCCGGACGTCAGCCTGCGCCTGAGCGATCGTCATGTCGGTCCCCATGCTGCGTCACTCTAGTCACCGCGTCGGCTTCCCCTCCTGCCAGCGTCGACCCGATGAGGGTCTGCCTTCGACGCGGCCCAACGGCGCGCGCCCGCCCACGGCGAGGCCGCTCGGTGAAGCGTCCTCTTGTGCGGCAGGCTGTCCCCATGGTGTCCTCCGAGCCGGCCAAGATCCGCAGGGCCGCGGCCCGGTATGCGGCAGAGCACGACGCGTACGTCGCCGCCACCGAGGCCTACGTCGCCCTGGTCACTCAGCTCCTCGACGACGCCGGCATCGACTACCTCGACGTCACTAGCCGCACCAAGTCCATCGACTCCTACGCCGGCAAACTCTCCCGGCGGGTCGACGGCCGGCTGGTCTACCCCGACCCCGTCCGCGACATCACCGACCAGATCGGGATCCGGGTCATCACCTATGTCCTGGGCGACGTGCGTGCCGTCGTCGAGCTGCTGGCCGACCAGCTGGTCATCCTCGAGGATCGCGACATGGGTCGGGAGACCGCGGCTGAGGGCCGTTGGGGCTATGCCAGCCGGCACCTGCTCGTCGGCCTCGACCCCGTGCGTGCCAGGGCCAAGGGTCCCTTGCGGGGCCGCAAGGCCTCAGTGCAGATCCGCACCGTGCTGCAGCACGCCTGGGCCGAGTTCGAGCACGACATCCGCTACAAGGGCTCGGTGCCCGAGGCTCATGCGCCCGACTTCGACCGGCGCTTTACCCTGGCTGCCGGGCTGCTGGAGCTGGCCGACCAGCAGTTCACCGCCATCCGCGACCGGCACCGCGAGGAGGTTGCCCCGCCCGTCGAGCCGG is a window encoding:
- a CDS encoding GTP pyrophosphokinase, with protein sequence MVSSEPAKIRRAAARYAAEHDAYVAATEAYVALVTQLLDDAGIDYLDVTSRTKSIDSYAGKLSRRVDGRLVYPDPVRDITDQIGIRVITYVLGDVRAVVELLADQLVILEDRDMGRETAAEGRWGYASRHLLVGLDPVRARAKGPLRGRKASVQIRTVLQHAWAEFEHDIRYKGSVPEAHAPDFDRRFTLAAGLLELADQQFTAIRDRHREEVAPPVEPADDDPRIGSQELSAFLAGQFADAGWSRTDHYAWVSGLLLELGITSLTELRDLLRSVDTAEIEAKMGYRYPPGAVRRLDDALLSVFGEKYVALHGNAHRTALLQTRLEKLSAASP
- a CDS encoding FAD-dependent oxidoreductase, encoding MTSLWQATAPRPETDPWPGGASCEVLVVGAGLTGLATAHALVQQGLDVVVLEAREVGGVTTARTTGKVSLLQGTTLSRIRSKAGPEAVRRYVEANRVGMQWWLDVIGEGPALQRRPALTYATTKKGKHSLTQEWQAATEAGLPVQALGGEAMEYPVPAIAVMRLGDQLQAHTLIALEQLAREIRAGGGRIVEGVRVMGLKSGTPHEARTDHGPLLARTVVLATGMPILDRGMHFARLEPQRSYAQSYRLPGGVPPQGMYLSADSPSRSIRSVPVDGEEVLLVGGNGHTVGRDPHPQGNVDDLRHWTQEVFPGAEELHSWSAQDYRSEDGIPVVGPLTGEDPTLLCASGFGKWGMSNGAAAALALAGWVTGDVPEWARLYQERGNAGSRLVSLGRINAEVTAHLARGWASGMASTLPEQPPAEGEGVVGRDGASMVACSTVDGQTHKVSAVCTHLGGKLNWNDAEMSWDCPLHGSRFGADGRVLEGPATSPLKEPLKEQ
- a CDS encoding SulP family inorganic anion transporter, whose product is MLEPRTTEVPQEPHTPVVPEAGERETSSLAALRNPRRLRTEVLAGLVVALALIPEAISFSIIAGVDPRVGLFSSFIMAVTIAFVGGRPAMITAATGAVALVIAPVAREHGMDYFIATVILAGILQIVLAVLGVAKLMRFIPRMVMVGFVNALAILIFLAQLPYLIGVPWLVYPLVVLGLLILVGLPRLTTVVPAPLVAIVVITLLMWGAGWQLPDVADQGELPTSLPQLFIPNVPLSVETLQIIGPYALAMALVGLLESLMTAKLVDGITDTHSDKTRESWGQGVANMASGLFGGMGGCAMIGQTMINVKVSGARTRISTFLAGVFLLALVLGAGPLVGMIPMAALVAVMVMVSVATFDWHSIHPATLRRMPHSENLVMLLTVAVTVITENLAYGVIVGVNAAIILFARRVAHFASVDRVAETDVDGGGEPDVRTYKVSGELFFATSNDLVYQFDYSGDPSRVVIDLSASHIWDASTVAALDAVQAKYARLGKSVEIVGLNWSSQARHRLLTGQFGEE
- a CDS encoding DUF7010 family protein, translated to MGTDMTIAQAQADVREVYSGGFGGPAVAAVVWLTAGVVASTVGVPVGAAVLFLGGAVLIFPANLLLNRLLTGRPDLPAGHPMRGLAIQSAATMAVMLLALWLLAPHLPAAFFPLAMIAVGSHYFPFAHLYGDNAFLVAGAIQSAAGLLLLMMGLGDVAAYAMAVLLAALSITLAVRRRGDHT
- a CDS encoding mismatch-specific DNA-glycosylase, which produces MDVLDDLLDHDLRLVVVGTAVGDCAARRGHYYAGPGQSFWTLLARAGLTPRVLPPPDDATLVEHGIGLTDLVKIEAQSHGRQLVFDVPSLAAKLSEHRPRWVAFNGKVAATHCARWAGHRPPGLGLQDWTFAGAPVFVLPSSSGANRRRDYDGRPDRESWWEDLGTLVRKEDQPTQATSA